Proteins from a genomic interval of Bacillota bacterium:
- a CDS encoding insulinase family protein, producing MHEKIVLPGGLRLITEKMPHVRSVSIGVWLGSGSRHEGDANHGISHFLEHMLFKGTESRTAKQIADSIEGRGGQLNAFTTKEHTCIHAKVLDEDLNLAIDVLSDMILHSRFDPADVEKEKGVILEEIGACRDVPDDFIHDLAARSAWPEHPLGRDILGTAESVQSFSREMVVDEFQERYVKENALIVAVGNLSPARTAEAVENAFGAMHPGRFDSCADAPELVPGRLFERRGTEQAHVCAVGPGTGASSEDFYALHVLCSILGGTSGSRLFQKIREERGLAYSVYSYQSTFADCGLLTVYVGTSPRHALEALDAVFSEFDDIRGNGVTETEMESARAQARGSLLLSLESSSARMVRLGKSEMMVGRPVTPEQVLERIEAVSIDQVRRVAARALDPARAALASIGPSAVLPRWERAAGT from the coding sequence ATGCACGAGAAGATCGTACTACCGGGCGGCCTCAGGCTGATAACCGAGAAAATGCCGCACGTCAGGTCCGTCTCCATCGGGGTGTGGCTCGGTTCGGGCTCGCGCCACGAAGGGGACGCGAATCACGGGATCTCTCACTTCCTCGAGCACATGCTGTTCAAAGGTACGGAGAGTCGCACCGCGAAACAGATCGCCGACTCCATCGAGGGGCGCGGCGGGCAGCTCAACGCGTTTACCACGAAGGAACACACGTGCATCCATGCAAAGGTCCTGGACGAGGACCTCAATCTCGCGATAGACGTCCTGTCGGACATGATCCTTCATTCACGCTTCGACCCCGCCGATGTCGAGAAGGAGAAGGGAGTCATCCTGGAGGAGATAGGCGCCTGCAGGGACGTGCCCGACGATTTCATCCACGACCTCGCGGCGAGGTCGGCGTGGCCGGAACACCCGCTGGGCCGCGATATCCTCGGGACGGCTGAGAGCGTACAGTCGTTTTCCCGCGAGATGGTAGTGGACGAGTTCCAGGAGCGGTACGTCAAGGAGAACGCCCTCATCGTAGCCGTGGGGAACCTGTCGCCGGCGCGCACCGCCGAAGCCGTGGAGAATGCGTTCGGCGCGATGCATCCCGGCCGCTTCGACTCTTGCGCCGATGCGCCGGAACTGGTTCCGGGCAGGCTGTTTGAGCGCCGCGGCACGGAGCAGGCGCACGTGTGCGCGGTGGGGCCCGGGACGGGCGCGTCCAGCGAAGATTTCTACGCGCTGCACGTCCTGTGCAGTATTCTCGGAGGAACGTCCGGTTCCAGGCTGTTCCAGAAGATCAGGGAGGAACGTGGTCTCGCGTACAGCGTGTACTCGTACCAGTCGACTTTCGCCGACTGCGGCCTCCTGACAGTGTACGTGGGAACATCACCTCGACACGCGCTTGAGGCGCTGGACGCCGTGTTCAGCGAGTTCGACGACATACGGGGGAACGGCGTGACCGAAACCGAGATGGAGTCTGCCAGAGCCCAGGCCAGGGGTTCCCTCCTGCTCAGCCTGGAGAGCAGTTCGGCGAGGATGGTCCGCCTTGGGAAGTCGGAGATGATGGTCGGGCGGCCGGTTACGCCGGAACAAGTACTGGAGAGGATCGAGGCTGTCTCTATTGACCAGGTCAGAAGGGTCGCCGCGCGCGCGCTCGATCCGGCGCGGGCGGCGCTTGCTTCTATAGGGCCTTCAGCGGTCCTCCCGCGCTGGGAGAGAGCGGCGGGGACGTAA
- a CDS encoding deoxyribonuclease IV, whose amino-acid sequence MRIGAHLSIGRGFAGAAREAGALGCEAMQVFSRSPRGGKAKPLDDRDVTGLKAVLEEAGIRPLVVHAPYYLNLASEDESNYTYSAQVLAGDVVRAAALGASFVVTHPGHRPSDGPRGLERLAAAVRAAIEAEPGGVRLLIENTAGQGREIGSDLAEIAQILHLIGMPERTGVCVDTCHAFAAGHDLRDAAGVGRFLGDLDGAIGFGRVFLMHLNDSVYDVGSKKDRHQHIGRGKIGLDGFRAILNHPRLQGLAGVIETPVDDEESNRANLETLRRLREWR is encoded by the coding sequence TTGAGGATCGGCGCCCACCTTTCGATAGGGAGGGGGTTCGCCGGTGCGGCAAGGGAGGCCGGAGCCTTGGGTTGCGAGGCCATGCAGGTGTTCTCGCGGAGCCCCCGGGGCGGCAAGGCGAAACCCCTGGATGACAGGGACGTCACGGGGCTTAAGGCCGTGCTGGAAGAGGCTGGAATACGGCCTCTTGTTGTTCATGCGCCGTACTACTTGAACCTCGCTTCCGAGGACGAGAGCAACTATACTTATAGCGCTCAGGTGCTTGCCGGGGACGTCGTCCGTGCGGCCGCCCTGGGCGCGTCGTTTGTCGTGACTCACCCGGGGCACAGGCCGTCCGACGGGCCGCGGGGGCTGGAGCGCCTCGCCGCGGCAGTGAGGGCGGCGATCGAGGCGGAACCGGGTGGGGTCAGGCTGCTCATCGAGAACACCGCCGGCCAGGGACGCGAGATCGGAAGTGATCTGGCCGAGATAGCGCAGATACTGCATCTCATCGGGATGCCGGAGCGGACCGGCGTGTGTGTTGACACTTGCCACGCCTTCGCGGCGGGGCACGACTTGCGGGATGCGGCGGGAGTGGGGCGATTCCTCGGGGATCTGGACGGCGCGATCGGCTTCGGCCGGGTTTTTCTCATGCACTTGAACGACTCCGTGTATGACGTCGGCAGCAAGAAGGACCGCCACCAGCACATTGGGCGCGGCAAGATCGGGCTGGACGGATTCCGCGCGATATTGAACCACCCTCGCCTGCAAGGGCTTGCAGGGGTCATCGAGACCCCGGTGGACGATGAGGAATCGAACCGCGCCAACCTCGAGACCCTCAGACGCCTGAGGGAATGGCGGTGA
- a CDS encoding aspartate-semialdehyde dehydrogenase, with translation MAGYRVAVVGATGAVGKTILKVLAERKFPVRSLNLFATSRSAGTTIEFNGTPVEVREIALGEIKGADFAFFCAASQASKELAPALAAAGTIVIDKSSVFRMDPAVPLVVPEVNPGRIRSHRGIIASPNCSTIQLVVAIKPVYDMSRITRLIVSSYQSVSGTGHDAVDELAVQTRVVLDGGRAEPRVYPRQIAFNALPHIDAFEESGYTGEEMKLVRETRKILEDDQMRITATTVRVPVFYGHSEAVTLETSRPLGVPDVIERFSRAPGVVVSADPADYHTAVECAGRDEVFVSRIRKDIAFDNGISMWVVSDNLRKGAATNAVQIAEMITGA, from the coding sequence TTGGCAGGATACAGGGTTGCAGTGGTCGGAGCGACGGGTGCGGTCGGCAAGACGATCTTGAAGGTGCTTGCCGAGCGGAAGTTCCCCGTGAGGAGCCTCAACCTGTTCGCCACGAGCCGCTCGGCGGGAACCACGATCGAGTTCAACGGGACTCCTGTGGAGGTCCGTGAGATAGCCCTGGGGGAGATCAAGGGGGCGGACTTCGCCTTTTTCTGCGCGGCGAGTCAGGCCAGCAAGGAATTGGCCCCCGCCCTCGCAGCGGCTGGGACGATCGTGATCGACAAGTCCAGCGTGTTCAGGATGGACCCCGCGGTGCCCCTGGTCGTGCCCGAGGTCAACCCGGGGCGGATCAGGTCGCACAGGGGGATAATAGCCAGCCCGAACTGCTCGACGATACAGCTCGTCGTCGCCATCAAGCCGGTTTACGACATGTCGCGGATCACGCGGCTGATCGTGTCGAGTTACCAGTCGGTCTCCGGTACCGGTCACGACGCCGTCGACGAACTGGCTGTGCAGACTAGAGTGGTGCTCGATGGCGGCAGGGCGGAACCCAGGGTCTACCCGAGGCAGATCGCGTTTAACGCGCTGCCGCACATCGACGCGTTCGAGGAATCGGGGTATACCGGCGAGGAGATGAAACTCGTACGCGAGACCCGCAAGATCCTCGAGGACGACCAGATGAGGATCACCGCCACGACCGTCCGTGTCCCAGTGTTCTACGGCCATTCCGAGGCTGTGACGCTTGAGACGTCCAGGCCGCTGGGGGTGCCCGACGTCATCGAACGCTTCTCCCGTGCTCCAGGGGTCGTCGTTTCGGCGGACCCCGCGGACTACCACACGGCCGTGGAGTGCGCCGGCAGGGATGAGGTGTTCGTCTCCAGGATCCGGAAAGACATCGCGTTCGACAACGGCATCAGTATGTGGGTCGTCTCGGACAACCTGAGGAAGGGCGCCGCAACGAACGCGGTGCAGATCGCCGAGATGATAACCGGGGCCTGA
- the dapA gene encoding 4-hydroxy-tetrahydrodipicolinate synthase — protein sequence MFGRLLTAMVTPFNSDLEVDFRRAEELADRLVAAGSDGLVVGGTTGESPTLSTQEKVELARVVARAVGDRAVVLAGTGSNSTAASIELTRKAEATGVHGVMLVAPYYNKPSQEGLYRHFRAIAETTGLPVMLYNVPGRTSVNMLPATVLRLAEVKNIVALKEASGSLDQAAEVISRAPESFAVYSGDDSLTLPMMSVGGRGVVSVASHVVGTELENMIEAYCRGEVSTARDIHLKMFPLFKALFITTNPVPVKAALRMTGFDCGGVRQPLWQMEPKEEDALRSCIKALGLIP from the coding sequence ATGTTTGGCAGGCTCCTGACCGCGATGGTTACACCGTTCAACAGTGACCTTGAGGTGGACTTCAGGCGCGCGGAAGAGCTGGCGGACCGGCTCGTGGCCGCGGGCTCGGACGGCCTGGTCGTGGGTGGGACCACCGGTGAATCGCCCACCCTGAGTACGCAGGAGAAGGTGGAATTGGCCCGGGTGGTGGCTCGCGCGGTGGGCGACAGGGCTGTGGTGCTGGCAGGCACGGGCTCCAACTCGACCGCGGCGAGTATCGAGTTGACGAGGAAGGCCGAGGCTACGGGGGTCCACGGCGTGATGCTCGTGGCGCCCTACTACAACAAGCCGTCCCAGGAGGGTTTGTACAGGCATTTCAGGGCCATCGCGGAGACGACCGGCCTCCCTGTCATGCTGTACAACGTGCCTGGCCGGACGTCCGTCAACATGCTGCCGGCAACGGTGCTCAGACTTGCTGAGGTAAAGAACATCGTGGCGCTCAAGGAGGCTTCCGGCAGCCTGGACCAGGCCGCGGAGGTAATCTCCAGGGCGCCCGAGTCGTTCGCCGTATACAGCGGGGACGACTCACTCACGCTCCCCATGATGTCGGTCGGGGGTAGGGGTGTGGTAAGCGTCGCGTCGCACGTGGTAGGGACGGAGCTCGAGAATATGATAGAGGCGTACTGTCGCGGCGAGGTATCCACGGCCCGAGACATCCACCTCAAGATGTTTCCCCTCTTCAAAGCGCTGTTCATTACGACCAACCCCGTCCCGGTAAAGGCCGCGCTGCGGATGACTGGGTTCGACTGCGGCGGTGTGAGGCAGCCGCTCTGGCAGATGGAACCCAAAGAAGAAGACGCATTGAGGTCTTGCATTAAGGCGCTCGGCTTGATCCCGTGA
- a CDS encoding polyribonucleotide nucleotidyltransferase yields the protein MDLAGRPLKIETGKVAKQADGACLVRYGDTVVLVAATMSSQPREGIDFFPLTVDVEERLYAVGRIPGSWGRREGRPPEKAILTARLTDRPLRPLFPEGLRNDVQIVVTILSVDHDNSPEIAGMIGASAALTMSDVPFGGPVGAVEVGLVDGQIVINPTSEQSSRSSLTLIVAGTRDAVLMVEAGAKEVPEDTMIEAIMAGHEVIKAIVEFQDRMREAVGKPKRDVPVFDVDADLERQVREYVTGPMRQAIVTSDKTQREAALEALQADARAHFAEVFPGKEGDVDKVCRKVLKEEVRKAITEQGIRPDGRGLDEIRAIRCEVGLLPRTHGSGLFTRGQTQVLSVTTLGAVSDVQELDTTYEEEFKKYIHHYNFPPFSVGETRPLRGPGRREIGHGALAERALLAVLPAETEFPYTIRVVSEVLESNGSTSMASVCGSTLSLMDAGVPIRAPVGGIAMGLVKEGDSYAVLTDIQGIEDALGDMDFKVAGTGDGVTALQMDIKIAGVNRSVLEIALARAREARLKILDIMHQAIPAPRPELSPYAPRILVIEIDPEKIRDVIGPGGKVINKIIAETNAKIDIEQDGKVYIAAVDSAGGEKAVKMIEALTRDVEVGREYLGKVTRITSFGAFIEILPGKEGLVRISEISDERIKRVEDVLNVGDEVLVKVTEIDRLGRINLSRREALRQHGEGRDDNGDGRRDDARDARDRRDDRRGDRRDRREPRRDRGWKPQGGPRNGPQGGDRAGRGERG from the coding sequence ATGGACCTTGCGGGTCGCCCGCTGAAGATAGAAACGGGCAAAGTCGCGAAGCAGGCGGACGGCGCCTGCCTGGTGCGTTACGGGGACACAGTGGTGCTGGTGGCGGCCACGATGTCGTCACAACCCAGGGAGGGCATTGACTTCTTCCCCCTCACCGTGGACGTCGAGGAAAGGCTTTACGCGGTCGGGCGCATACCAGGCAGCTGGGGACGGCGCGAGGGACGGCCACCGGAGAAGGCCATACTCACGGCCAGGCTCACGGACAGGCCGCTCAGGCCGCTGTTCCCGGAGGGGCTCAGGAACGACGTCCAGATAGTAGTCACGATACTCTCCGTGGACCATGACAACTCGCCGGAGATAGCGGGGATGATAGGCGCTTCCGCGGCGCTGACCATGTCCGACGTCCCGTTCGGCGGGCCGGTCGGCGCGGTCGAGGTTGGGCTGGTCGACGGGCAAATCGTCATAAACCCGACGAGCGAGCAGTCTTCCAGGAGCAGCCTCACGCTCATCGTGGCGGGCACGCGCGACGCGGTGCTCATGGTTGAGGCCGGGGCGAAAGAGGTCCCGGAGGATACCATGATAGAGGCGATCATGGCCGGCCACGAGGTCATAAAGGCCATCGTGGAGTTCCAGGACCGCATGAGGGAGGCCGTCGGGAAACCGAAGCGGGACGTTCCCGTGTTCGACGTGGACGCCGATCTCGAGCGCCAGGTCCGCGAATACGTGACCGGTCCAATGCGCCAGGCCATCGTGACCTCGGACAAGACGCAGCGCGAGGCCGCCCTGGAGGCGCTCCAGGCGGACGCGAGGGCGCACTTCGCCGAGGTGTTCCCCGGGAAGGAAGGGGACGTGGATAAGGTCTGCCGGAAGGTGCTGAAGGAGGAAGTCCGCAAGGCCATAACCGAGCAGGGCATACGTCCGGACGGCAGGGGACTGGACGAGATCAGGGCCATTCGCTGCGAGGTCGGGCTCCTCCCCAGGACGCATGGGTCGGGGCTGTTTACCCGCGGGCAAACTCAGGTACTCAGCGTTACCACCCTCGGTGCGGTGTCTGACGTTCAAGAACTGGACACCACTTACGAGGAAGAGTTCAAGAAATACATCCACCATTACAATTTCCCGCCGTTCAGCGTTGGGGAGACCAGGCCGCTGCGTGGCCCGGGCAGGCGCGAGATAGGCCACGGCGCGCTGGCGGAACGCGCGCTGCTCGCGGTGCTGCCGGCCGAGACCGAGTTCCCGTACACGATCAGGGTGGTATCGGAGGTCCTCGAATCTAACGGGTCCACGTCGATGGCTTCGGTGTGCGGCAGCACGCTCAGCCTGATGGACGCGGGTGTCCCGATAAGGGCCCCGGTCGGGGGCATTGCCATGGGGCTCGTGAAGGAAGGGGATTCCTACGCGGTCCTTACGGACATCCAGGGCATCGAGGACGCGCTCGGCGACATGGACTTCAAGGTGGCGGGCACCGGCGATGGCGTGACCGCGCTCCAGATGGATATAAAGATAGCGGGCGTAAACCGGAGCGTACTGGAGATCGCGCTGGCCCGCGCGCGTGAGGCAAGGCTGAAGATACTCGACATCATGCACCAGGCGATCCCCGCGCCGAGGCCGGAACTGTCGCCTTACGCGCCGAGGATCCTGGTGATCGAGATCGACCCCGAGAAGATCCGCGACGTGATCGGCCCGGGCGGCAAGGTTATCAACAAGATCATCGCCGAGACCAACGCGAAGATCGACATCGAGCAGGATGGAAAGGTGTATATCGCCGCGGTCGACTCGGCCGGCGGTGAGAAGGCCGTCAAGATGATCGAGGCGCTCACGCGCGACGTCGAGGTCGGCAGGGAATACCTCGGCAAGGTCACGAGGATCACGAGCTTCGGGGCGTTCATCGAGATCCTCCCTGGCAAGGAAGGCCTGGTCCGCATCTCGGAGATTTCGGACGAGAGGATCAAGCGGGTCGAGGACGTCCTCAACGTCGGCGACGAGGTGCTGGTGAAGGTCACCGAGATCGACAGACTGGGCAGGATCAACCTGTCGAGGCGCGAGGCCTTGAGGCAGCACGGTGAGGGGCGCGACGACAACGGGGACGGCCGGCGAGACGATGCCAGGGACGCCAGGGACAGGCGTGACGACAGGCGCGGTGATCGACGGGATAGGCGCGAGCCCCGCCGGGACCGCGGGTGGAAGCCACAGGGCGGACCGCGAAACGGCCCCCAGGGCGGTGACAGGGCGGGCCGCGGGGAAAGGGGTTGA
- the dapG gene encoding aspartate kinase, with protein MVIVQKFGGTSVATAEAREVVAERVVGAVKEGYLPVVVVSAMGRGGDPYATDTLIELARNVHRDTAPREMDLLISCGEIISSVIVANTLKKRDLDAMVLTGGQAGIITDGNFNNAIILRVQPDHLLRHIDEGRIVVVCGFQGVTENGDVTTLGRGGSDTTAAALGAAVEAAVVDIYTDVDGIKTADPKMVPEARTIERMTYEEVAQIAVQGAKVIHPRAVEICRRASIPLRIRSTFSESPGTLVAGAVEPGRKWPEIAAARPVTAIAHLCPVAQFKVPATTGEDGAGAGGRRLFRALAEAGISVDMITVTPEMNCFIVPEAVAERASAVVSSIGLEPGLKRGCGKVSVVGHGMTGRPGVMADVSDALAGAGIPILQTCDSNTTISCLIPAAGIAAAMRSLHEKFSLGGNNRCLAGS; from the coding sequence ATGGTGATCGTGCAGAAATTCGGGGGCACGTCGGTTGCGACCGCCGAGGCCCGCGAGGTGGTCGCGGAGAGGGTTGTGGGGGCCGTGAAGGAAGGCTACCTGCCTGTCGTCGTGGTATCGGCGATGGGGCGGGGGGGCGACCCGTACGCCACCGACACCCTTATTGAACTGGCGAGGAATGTTCACCGCGACACCGCCCCTCGGGAGATGGACCTGCTGATATCGTGCGGGGAGATAATCTCCTCGGTAATCGTCGCGAATACGCTCAAGAAGCGCGACCTGGATGCCATGGTCCTCACGGGTGGCCAGGCCGGCATCATTACTGACGGTAATTTCAACAACGCGATCATACTCAGGGTTCAGCCCGACCACCTCCTGCGGCACATTGACGAGGGCAGGATTGTGGTGGTGTGCGGGTTCCAGGGTGTAACGGAGAACGGCGACGTCACCACCCTCGGCCGCGGTGGGAGCGACACCACGGCGGCGGCGCTGGGGGCGGCGGTTGAGGCGGCCGTCGTGGACATCTACACGGACGTGGACGGGATTAAGACAGCCGACCCGAAGATGGTCCCGGAAGCGAGGACGATAGAGCGCATGACCTACGAGGAAGTCGCGCAAATCGCGGTGCAGGGGGCGAAAGTGATTCACCCGCGCGCCGTGGAGATATGCCGGCGCGCAAGCATACCCCTGAGGATCAGGTCGACGTTTAGCGAATCCCCGGGTACGCTGGTGGCAGGAGCGGTGGAGCCGGGGCGAAAGTGGCCGGAGATCGCTGCGGCGAGGCCGGTGACGGCGATCGCCCACCTGTGCCCCGTCGCACAGTTCAAGGTGCCTGCCACTACCGGTGAAGACGGCGCCGGCGCGGGGGGCCGGAGGCTCTTCCGTGCTCTGGCGGAGGCCGGCATCAGCGTCGACATGATCACGGTGACGCCGGAGATGAACTGCTTCATCGTGCCGGAGGCCGTGGCCGAAAGGGCGTCCGCGGTCGTTTCGTCGATCGGACTCGAGCCCGGCTTAAAGCGGGGCTGCGGCAAGGTTTCGGTGGTGGGCCACGGGATGACTGGCAGGCCGGGTGTTATGGCGGACGTGTCTGACGCGCTTGCCGGCGCCGGCATTCCGATACTGCAGACGTGCGATTCCAACACGACGATCTCCTGCCTCATACCAGCCGCCGGCATCGCCGCGGCGATGAGATCGCTTCACGAGAAGTTCTCGCTCGGAGGGAATAACAGATGTTTGGCAGGCTCCTGA
- a CDS encoding dUTPase, protein MDKLDDIFRLQEMFDTSLASRRDLSYSTEEWVQKETLAILAELGELLDEVNFKWWKNPHPVDRERVTEELVDILHFYVSMCLKVGLSAESLHSAYVKKNRENFLRQEGQSGKDGYKAP, encoded by the coding sequence ATGGATAAACTCGACGACATTTTTCGACTTCAGGAAATGTTTGACACCAGCCTCGCATCCCGTCGCGACCTGTCGTATTCAACGGAGGAGTGGGTCCAGAAGGAAACGCTGGCAATCCTGGCCGAGCTGGGTGAACTCCTCGACGAGGTCAACTTCAAGTGGTGGAAGAACCCCCACCCCGTCGACCGCGAGCGTGTGACCGAGGAACTCGTGGACATACTGCACTTCTATGTCAGTATGTGTCTCAAGGTGGGTCTGTCCGCGGAGAGTCTCCACTCGGCGTACGTCAAGAAGAACCGCGAGAACTTCCTCAGGCAGGAAGGGCAGTCGGGGAAGGATGGATATAAGGCGCCGTAG
- the rpsO gene encoding 30S ribosomal protein S15 has product MDAERKKGIIEQYKRHEKDTGSPEVQVAILTERINYLTEHLKEHKKDHHSRRGLLKMVGQRRALLNYLKDTDIERYRDILGKLGLRR; this is encoded by the coding sequence CTGGATGCCGAGAGAAAGAAAGGGATCATCGAACAGTACAAGAGGCACGAGAAGGACACGGGCTCGCCTGAGGTGCAGGTTGCCATCCTCACCGAGAGGATCAACTACCTGACCGAGCACCTGAAGGAGCACAAGAAGGACCACCATTCAAGGCGCGGTCTCCTTAAGATGGTCGGACAGAGGCGGGCGCTACTCAACTACCTCAAAGATACAGATATCGAGAGGTATCGCGATATCCTCGGAAAGCTCGGGCTCAGGAGGTAA
- a CDS encoding VanW family protein, producing MLAGAIVAVAFVVVSGGLALLGSPASSHTVPERLLWGARPGVTLAGITLTGRTAAEITAVVESMRPLFALQPVDATVTRLSGEVLPERDGVALDVEGTVATAMSASEGDAVPVRVRPVAPRVRASDIRGLKRPAGVFSTVVAGSRERRENVRLAARYVNNTVIAQGDTFSFLETLGPVTYVRGFVDAPVIVGEEFVDGPGGGICQVSTTVYNSALKAGLNVVERHRHSKPVGYVPEGMDATVASWGLDLKIRNGFEHPVMLLVESGGDRVTARFLFP from the coding sequence GTGTTAGCCGGCGCCATCGTAGCGGTGGCGTTTGTCGTCGTCTCCGGGGGACTCGCGCTGCTCGGGTCGCCGGCGTCATCTCACACCGTTCCAGAGAGGCTGCTTTGGGGGGCAAGGCCCGGCGTGACGCTGGCCGGAATCACCCTGACAGGCAGGACGGCCGCAGAGATAACGGCCGTCGTTGAGTCAATGAGGCCGCTGTTTGCGTTACAGCCGGTGGACGCCACTGTCACGAGGCTGAGCGGCGAGGTCTTGCCCGAGCGCGACGGTGTCGCACTGGACGTTGAAGGGACCGTGGCGACCGCGATGTCGGCCTCGGAAGGTGACGCCGTACCCGTACGGGTCAGACCCGTGGCGCCGCGCGTTCGTGCTTCGGACATACGCGGGTTGAAACGGCCCGCCGGCGTCTTCTCGACCGTCGTGGCTGGTTCGCGTGAGCGGCGCGAGAACGTCCGCCTCGCCGCGCGGTACGTGAACAACACGGTGATAGCGCAGGGTGACACCTTCTCGTTCCTCGAGACGCTGGGACCGGTAACGTACGTGCGCGGATTTGTGGACGCTCCGGTGATCGTCGGGGAGGAGTTCGTGGACGGGCCAGGGGGCGGGATATGCCAGGTGTCCACCACTGTCTACAATTCAGCCCTGAAGGCGGGGTTGAACGTGGTCGAGCGGCACCGCCATTCGAAGCCGGTGGGATACGTGCCGGAAGGCATGGACGCGACTGTCGCCTCCTGGGGCCTCGACCTGAAGATCCGGAATGGATTCGAACACCCCGTCATGCTCCTGGTGGAGTCCGGCGGAGACCGTGTGACGGCGCGGTTCCTTTTCCCTTGA
- a CDS encoding dipicolinate synthase subunit B, with product MMLDGKNLGFCVTGSFHNIPRVLPQIERLRNEGASVTPVLSTQVASLDTRFYRAAELQIAIEALTGVKPLTTLTEVEPLGPKKAFDAVVVAPCTGNTLAKIANGITDGPVVMAVKSHLRNGRPVVLSVSSNDLLGINARNLGVLLATKNVYFVPFGQDNPFEKPSSLDSDPSLILDSVVAALQGRQIQPILIPRHNK from the coding sequence ATGATGCTGGATGGGAAGAATCTGGGCTTCTGCGTTACCGGTTCCTTTCACAATATCCCGAGGGTCCTGCCACAAATCGAGAGGCTCCGGAACGAGGGGGCCTCGGTCACACCGGTGCTGTCGACTCAGGTGGCCAGCCTGGATACGAGATTCTACCGCGCCGCCGAGCTCCAGATAGCCATCGAGGCGTTGACGGGCGTGAAGCCATTGACCACCCTGACCGAGGTGGAGCCGCTCGGCCCGAAGAAGGCGTTCGACGCGGTGGTTGTCGCGCCCTGTACCGGGAACACCCTGGCGAAGATCGCGAACGGCATCACGGACGGCCCGGTGGTGATGGCGGTCAAATCACACCTCAGGAACGGCCGGCCTGTCGTCCTGAGTGTCAGCTCCAACGACCTCCTCGGGATCAACGCGCGAAATCTGGGCGTGCTATTGGCCACGAAGAACGTGTATTTCGTCCCGTTCGGTCAGGACAACCCATTCGAGAAACCGTCGTCGCTGGACTCCGACCCCTCGCTGATACTGGATTCCGTGGTCGCCGCCTTGCAAGGACGCCAGATACAGCCTATTCTTATACCAAGGCACAACAAGTAG